The following proteins are encoded in a genomic region of Protaetiibacter sp. SSC-01:
- a CDS encoding MFS transporter: MTNNGVGLRSERGPILLAVMVATGVVAIDATILSTAVPAIVADVGGFSQFPWLFSVYVLTQSVTVPVYSKLADQIGRKRVILFGLGVFLLASILCGLAWDMPSLIAFRALQGIGAGAVLPITITIVGDIYTVEERAKVQGYVASVWAIAAVAGPALGGLFAMWDVWRGIFFINVPLCAVAMWLLARGYHEKLTPRRHRIDYAGAVLLTASLTLLLVGVLEGGNGWAWFSVTSFAVFGAGIVLLAAFVLVERRAAEPVLPLWVATRPLLRATNLVGFTVGAALIGLTAFVPTYLVVGLGVSELVGGLALATLTIGWPIAASLSGRLYLRIGFRSTALLGGAIVVVGTAALALLGPYPSVWSVATVAFVIGLGFGFAAVPTLVAAQSSVGWEERGVVTGASMFTRSVGQAIGAAVLGAVANAVIASHGGDETDPATIVAASTAVFVGAAIVGVLMLLFALLMPRERREGAASAAPASEPAPVTGPVPEVS, encoded by the coding sequence ATGACGAATAACGGTGTCGGGCTGCGGTCCGAGCGAGGGCCCATCCTGCTGGCGGTCATGGTCGCGACGGGTGTCGTCGCGATCGACGCGACGATCCTGTCGACGGCGGTGCCCGCGATCGTGGCCGACGTCGGCGGCTTCTCGCAGTTCCCGTGGCTCTTCTCCGTGTACGTGCTGACGCAGTCGGTGACGGTGCCGGTCTACTCGAAGCTCGCCGACCAGATCGGACGCAAGCGCGTCATCCTGTTCGGCCTCGGGGTGTTCCTGCTCGCGTCGATCCTGTGCGGTCTCGCATGGGACATGCCGAGCCTCATCGCGTTCCGCGCCCTGCAGGGCATCGGGGCGGGTGCCGTGCTGCCCATCACGATCACGATCGTCGGCGACATCTACACGGTCGAGGAGCGCGCGAAGGTGCAGGGCTACGTCGCGAGCGTGTGGGCGATCGCGGCGGTCGCGGGCCCCGCGCTCGGCGGCCTCTTCGCGATGTGGGACGTGTGGCGCGGCATCTTCTTCATCAACGTCCCGCTGTGCGCGGTCGCGATGTGGCTGCTGGCCCGCGGCTACCACGAGAAGCTCACGCCGCGGCGGCACCGCATCGACTACGCGGGCGCGGTGCTGCTCACGGCATCCCTCACCCTCCTGCTCGTCGGCGTGCTCGAGGGCGGCAACGGATGGGCGTGGTTCTCGGTGACGTCGTTCGCGGTCTTCGGGGCGGGCATCGTGCTGCTCGCGGCGTTCGTGCTCGTCGAGCGGCGCGCCGCCGAGCCCGTTCTGCCGCTGTGGGTCGCGACGCGGCCGCTGCTGCGCGCCACGAACCTCGTCGGCTTCACGGTCGGCGCGGCCCTCATCGGTCTCACGGCCTTCGTGCCGACCTACCTCGTCGTGGGCCTCGGGGTGAGCGAGCTCGTGGGCGGGCTCGCTCTCGCGACGCTCACGATCGGATGGCCCATCGCCGCCTCGCTGTCGGGTCGCCTCTACCTGCGCATCGGGTTCCGCTCGACGGCGCTCCTCGGAGGCGCGATCGTCGTCGTCGGCACGGCGGCCCTCGCCCTGCTCGGCCCGTACCCCTCCGTGTGGTCCGTCGCGACCGTCGCCTTCGTCATCGGGCTCGGCTTCGGCTTCGCCGCCGTGCCGACCCTCGTCGCGGCGCAGTCGAGCGTCGGCTGGGAGGAGCGCGGCGTCGTGACGGGCGCAAGCATGTTCACGCGCTCCGTCGGCCAGGCAATCGGCGCCGCGGTGCTCGGTGCCGTCGCGAACGCCGTCATCGCCTCGCACGGCGGCGACGAGACCGACCCCGCGACGATCGTCGCGGCGTCGACGGCCGTCTTCGTCGGGGCGGCGATCGTGGGCGTGCTCATGCTGCTCTTCGCGCTGCTCATGCCGCGCGAGCGCCGCGAGGGAGCCGCATCCGCTGCCCCCGCATCCGAGCCCGCCCCCGTCACGGGGCCCGTGCCCGAGGTCAGCTAG
- a CDS encoding gamma carbonic anhydrase family protein: MLYEHLGHSPRVDPSAVIAPTAVVSGDVTIGPGCQVLHGAIITSEGGPITIGESSIVMENALLRASSTDPLHIGDHVLVGPMASVSGATIGDEVFLATGSRVFNGARIGARSEVRINAVVHLRTVLPEGSTVPIAWVAVGDPPSILSPDRHDEIWAIQQGLDFPGYVFGLDRSTPDLMVQLTERYARHLARHADDRPVDERPAG; the protein is encoded by the coding sequence ATGCTGTACGAGCACCTCGGCCACAGCCCCCGCGTCGACCCGTCCGCCGTGATCGCGCCGACCGCCGTCGTGTCGGGCGATGTCACGATCGGCCCCGGATGCCAGGTGCTGCACGGCGCGATCATCACGTCCGAGGGCGGCCCGATCACCATCGGCGAGTCGAGCATCGTCATGGAGAACGCGCTCCTGCGGGCGAGCTCGACCGACCCCCTGCACATCGGCGACCACGTGCTCGTCGGCCCCATGGCATCCGTCTCGGGCGCGACGATCGGCGACGAGGTGTTCCTCGCGACGGGTTCGCGGGTGTTCAACGGCGCGCGCATCGGGGCCCGCAGCGAGGTGCGCATCAACGCCGTCGTGCACCTGCGCACGGTGCTGCCGGAGGGCTCGACCGTGCCGATCGCGTGGGTCGCGGTGGGTGACCCGCCGAGCATCCTGAGCCCCGACAGGCACGACGAGATCTGGGCGATCCAGCAGGGACTCGACTTCCCGGGCTACGTGTTCGGCCTCGACCGCTCGACCCCGGACCTCATGGTGCAGCTCACCGAGCGCTACGCCCGCCACCTCGCGCGGCACGCCGACGACCGCCCGGTCGACGAGCGCCCGGCCGGCTGA
- a CDS encoding CPBP family intramembrane glutamic endopeptidase: MDLQLLALLLVVVTLLVWRAVNRERREYAQFKRMRATARRQKVMRRWLVESALVFGGLSGAVLLATWDLVPVALADAQEWAPIAASRAFFLDTVIGRVLVIVGWVLLAVALVLPFLLLRNADADDVPKLGDIGALLPRTRGELPYGAGLALSAGVFEETMFRLALPTLLFGIVPNGPLAFAIASMLFGALHLYQKWVGVLTATLLGVVFAYLYLVSGTILVPIVVHVLVDLRSLVLLPLVLGKVWTKP, translated from the coding sequence ATGGACCTCCAGCTGCTCGCCCTCCTGCTGGTGGTCGTGACCCTCCTCGTGTGGCGCGCGGTCAACCGCGAGCGCCGCGAGTACGCGCAGTTCAAGCGGATGCGGGCCACCGCGCGCCGTCAGAAGGTCATGCGCAGGTGGCTCGTCGAGTCCGCGCTCGTGTTCGGCGGGCTCTCGGGGGCCGTGCTGCTCGCGACGTGGGACCTCGTGCCCGTCGCGCTCGCCGACGCCCAGGAATGGGCGCCCATCGCCGCATCCCGTGCCTTCTTCCTCGACACCGTGATCGGCCGCGTCCTCGTGATCGTCGGCTGGGTGCTGCTCGCTGTGGCGCTCGTGCTGCCGTTCCTGCTGCTGAGGAACGCGGATGCCGACGACGTGCCGAAGCTCGGCGACATCGGCGCCCTCCTCCCCCGCACCCGCGGCGAGCTGCCCTACGGCGCCGGCCTCGCCCTCTCGGCGGGCGTCTTCGAGGAGACGATGTTCCGCCTCGCGCTGCCAACGCTGCTCTTCGGGATCGTGCCGAACGGCCCGCTCGCGTTCGCCATCGCATCCATGCTGTTCGGCGCCCTGCACCTCTACCAGAAGTGGGTCGGCGTGCTCACCGCGACCCTGCTGGGCGTCGTTTTCGCCTACCTGTACCTCGTGTCCGGCACGATCCTCGTGCCGATCGTCGTGCACGTGCTCGTCGACCTGCGCTCGCTCGTGCTGCTGCCGCTCGTGCTCGGGAAGGTGTGGACGAAGCCCTGA
- a CDS encoding YabN family protein — protein sequence MSQPDAPVVPTTPHPKLEELIAVLEHLRAPGGCAWDRDQTHASLVQYLVEETYELVDAIEAGDDAELVEELGDVLYQVIFHSDIAAEEGRFTLEDVAAHMTAKMVGRHPHVFGDAVADTPDAVMARWDELKRVEKPGRESVLDGVPQGMPALALAAKLVGKAEKVGVVPAAADAVPQTEAELGDELLATVVAARTAGLDPERALRDALRRLQDDIRTAENPAG from the coding sequence ATGAGCCAGCCGGACGCCCCCGTCGTGCCCACCACGCCGCATCCGAAGCTCGAGGAGCTCATCGCGGTGCTCGAGCACCTGCGGGCGCCCGGCGGATGCGCGTGGGATCGCGACCAGACGCACGCGTCGCTCGTGCAGTACCTCGTGGAGGAGACCTACGAGCTCGTCGACGCGATCGAGGCGGGCGACGACGCCGAGCTCGTCGAGGAGCTCGGCGACGTGCTCTACCAGGTGATCTTCCACTCCGACATCGCGGCCGAGGAGGGGCGCTTCACCCTCGAGGACGTCGCGGCGCACATGACCGCGAAGATGGTGGGCCGGCATCCGCACGTCTTCGGCGACGCCGTCGCCGACACCCCTGATGCCGTCATGGCCCGCTGGGACGAGCTCAAGCGCGTCGAGAAGCCGGGCCGCGAGAGCGTGCTCGACGGCGTGCCGCAGGGGATGCCGGCGCTCGCGCTCGCCGCGAAGCTCGTCGGCAAGGCCGAGAAGGTCGGCGTCGTACCCGCCGCGGCGGATGCCGTGCCCCAGACGGAGGCGGAGCTCGGCGACGAGCTGCTCGCGACCGTCGTGGCCGCGCGCACCGCGGGCCTCGACCCCGAGCGCGCCCTGCGCGACGCCCTCCGCCGCCTGCAGGACGACATCCGCACGGCGGAGAACCCCGCTGGTTGA
- a CDS encoding thermonuclease family protein, with product MKTGRSALGVVLVVALVALLAIAWEQGFLGLPAPETAAPAAPAASAPAEPGEDAGSPASGTPAVPADAAEAWIEYVHDGDTLFLTDGRKVRLLGIDTPEVGEHAECWGDVARERLRAVLPEGTHVRTVADVRPLDKYGRSLLFLFTDDGALVNLDLVRQGYAETVVLEPNVLWSAEFEAAEDAAQAAGLGIWSAC from the coding sequence GTGAAGACCGGTCGCAGCGCCCTCGGGGTCGTGCTCGTGGTGGCGCTCGTCGCGCTCCTCGCGATCGCGTGGGAGCAGGGCTTCCTGGGGCTGCCCGCGCCGGAGACCGCAGCACCTGCCGCGCCCGCCGCATCCGCACCCGCCGAGCCCGGCGAAGACGCCGGCTCCCCCGCCTCCGGCACCCCGGCCGTGCCCGCGGATGCCGCAGAGGCGTGGATCGAGTACGTGCACGACGGCGACACCCTCTTCCTGACCGATGGCCGCAAGGTGCGCCTGCTCGGCATCGACACCCCGGAGGTCGGCGAGCACGCCGAGTGCTGGGGCGACGTGGCACGCGAGCGGCTGCGCGCGGTGCTGCCCGAGGGCACGCACGTACGCACGGTCGCCGACGTGCGTCCGCTCGACAAGTACGGCCGCTCGCTGCTGTTCCTCTTCACCGACGACGGCGCGCTCGTGAACCTCGACCTCGTGCGCCAGGGCTACGCCGAGACCGTCGTGCTCGAGCCGAACGTGCTGTGGAGCGCCGAGTTCGAGGCCGCAGAGGACGCCGCACAGGCCGCGGGCCTCGGCATCTGGAGCGCCTGCTAG